Proteins encoded in a region of the Phaenicophaeus curvirostris isolate KB17595 chromosome 1, BPBGC_Pcur_1.0, whole genome shotgun sequence genome:
- the LNP1 gene encoding leukemia NUP98 fusion partner 1, translating into MEYEEDDDISFAKWMSSFWGHNLIEEDEKEGRGHKKRQTRLFSERRASLPATLSSLHTTRFQVSAKGSSSGHLRGSKEFQEGQDAKCHCHRKASRTPSADSSGPDTRSNSIQEFAESFEKQLHLKSKRSVSLQPEGMKERKEREKLHLRKSKSHKRTGEKSEPRREQEEGSEVVPAKHSEVVPAKHNGQFPAQASIEKGYL; encoded by the exons ATGGAATATGAAGAGGATGATGATATTTCCTTTGCAAAATGGATGAGCAGCTTCTGGGGTCACAATTTGATTGAAGAGGATGAGAAAGAGGGTAGAGGCCACAAGAAACGTCAAACACGACTCTTTAGTGAAAGGAGAGCCTCCCTTCCG GCCACACTTTCCTCCCTCCATACAACACGATTTCAAGTCTCTGCCAAAGGCTCATCTTCAGGCCAtctcaggggctccaaggaaTTTCAAGAAGGCCAGGATGCCAAATGCCACTGCCACAGGAAGGCAAGCAGAACACCTTCAGCAGACAGCTCAGGCCCAGATACAAGATCAAACTCCATCCAGGAATTTGCAGAGTCCTTTGAAAAGCAATTGCACCTCAAAAGCAAACGCTCAGTTTCTTTG CAACCTGAAGGcatgaaggagagaaaagaaagagaaaaattgcaTTTGAGAAAAAgcaagtctcacaagagaacgGGAGAGAAATCAGAGCCAAGGAGAGAGCAAGAAGAAGGTTCAGAAGTTGTACCTGCAAAACACTCAGAAGTTGTACCTGCAAAACACAACGGACAGTTTCCAGCACAAGCAAGCATTGAGAAAGGATATTTATGA